The following nucleotide sequence is from Cicer arietinum cultivar CDC Frontier isolate Library 1 chromosome 2, Cicar.CDCFrontier_v2.0, whole genome shotgun sequence.
ACTCGGTTTCTTCTGGTTTATGTATTTTCTCATTACtttatatcataaatttttCTATGTTTGCAATATATTTACTCTagtattttttaacttttagatataaatcatttgattttctttaacTAACATTCTTTTGGATCCATTGAAAACTTTTGAATTCTTACACCAAAATGATTCTTCTTATCTTATCTTTGTCATTTTCAATTCCTTTATTCTTTTAGATTTTTAGGTTAGCTATATGAAATGGATATAGAAAAACCTATAGTTCATTTTAGCCGATAGTTTACAATGTCAATTAGCATAACAAATTTGTTCCGCTAGCAGTTTGAGCATACACATTGCATATGGGAACATGGCTTTCTTTTGAATTCTTAAAccacaaaatgatttttcttatatGATATTTGGCATTTTCAATTCCTTCATGCTTTCTCAACTCTCACCccaaatatcaataaaaaatgtgATATTGTATAACTTCTTGGTGACTTCTTCAGCTGGTTCAAAGCTTATGTtcatattattttctttctccacttaattttattcttcttctatatctatttttctctctcttttttatctATGTCTTTCAGTTCTTATTTAATATGCACAACTCGGTTTCTTCTAGTTTAAGTATTTTGTCATTACCTTATATCTTAAATTTTTCtatgtttttaatatatttactcCGATATTTGTTAACTTTTAGATATAAAtagtttgttaaaaaaattaaaattgaattctTAAATTTAAACTTGCGCAAAGCGCGGGTCATATTTTAGTTTGAATTAATTTGGATGTCTTATACACATGATTGAGTTGTACTGATTACAACAATATCTCAAAGTTCTTATCAAAAGTGACAACATAGCACACATATAAGATACTATGATAATTCACTTATGTATTTTAAGTTAATTACTTAGAATATTTAACGTTCTTAACCGATGATTTAGTTAAAGCTTATACGTGCATTTTAACTTGTTTCACAAAACACAAATAATCTCCAAATTTAACATGACAATATACGAGACTTATGATCAATAAATCATGAAAATACACTTTATAAATTATCAGGAAAAAATAAGAAGTCAAtgatagagatactatttcacaataatatttgtataataattaaatcacTCCAGTTGTCTTCGTTTAAGTATATTAGGATCAACTTAGGATAGGTGGTTATCAATGTTGATAACCTTCGTTAACTTGAAAATGTGtagttaattatattattttaaaataatttttgagaaatttcTTGTTTAAAAGGTATCAATTTTACCACGAAAATTAGGTTGTTACACTCCAAGAGCAAGCTCAATATTCATGTTCAATAGTATAGGTAAGTTTATGGTTGAATCAAGTGAAATTTAGATTGTTTGTCTTGTGTTTTGAATCTTATTTTCATGTAGAGCAAATTTCAATAACGATAGTAATATAGATTGTATGTCAAAGAGCTTACTTAGGTTATGGTTGGAGGTTAACTATGTTCTTATCAATAAAGACTTCAAAATCATGATATTGTGCCcttaaaatttaagaaataacTATTTGTGATGTGCTCTTTAACAAGCACATGCAATTTATTAACTCTCATACCAATCAAGAGAGAAATTTATccagataattttttaaaaattatcatccaattttttttaagaaaatttttaTCACAATCGAATTAGTCTCACTTATTTTAGATTTGATTAGTGTCTTCATTTCTTTGGATTTTTTTAAGTCCCCCAAGATATTTTGAATATCAACTCCTTTATTCATTTTTGCAATGAATGTTTTATGTCGAAATGATGGGTAGAGAGTAAGatataaacttatttaaaatgaaaGTCACtttctatataatatttttaacatttgacatattttttttattaattgtggAAATACAAAATGTAATGACAAACTTAAATTAATACTCAAATTTGCATTTGGATCAACAAGTAAAGCTTTAATATGTGTCTTCATTAATACTTCAGAATACGTGTAGTTATCTTTATCTTTAATTGAATAGTGATGAATTCGACCTGTGtcaatgatggttctcttaaAGGAGTGAGTAACCTATGCCAATGAGTGTTGAAACTAGATGTTcataatttttgaagtggagattatttggtcatcatataTGTAGGGTCTGACAAGTCTAATGATTCCCTGGaaatacaactgaatgagcttgatcgtggcggtctgttgttgagccttagggcaagattgttagaaCTTTGAATTATTTAGGAGGAGAATTCCTAGGTGGCATGGAGGTAGCACttcaaatgtcgggagctaccatacAATATACGTTTACCTCAACTATCATGAATATGTgactcgggttgagttgaggggatctatgaggaaatagccaatttgaattgtctgtccacttGTGTTGTGGCATAGTATGAAGTCTCTTAACCAAGTATTTAAgagtctagagtataagagcatgcataaaATTACTTGATTTGCATGTTTACTTGATGTTGTGGATTGTATCAATATTTTACCttgattatttttgttgattatgatttgatatgatacggtgtttaatatattttacgtgtttttttcaattattttatactattacatgtaTTTgaagctcacccctcgttgctGGTGTTTGGCGCTTACGAGAACGCAATTATTTCAGGTTATCGATTGGTGATcctcgctctgataggtgatactgggtgGAGGTAATTTGtcgtattttgttgagttatgaactaatttagatttttgtaaattcgatcgatcaattgtgttatttttatcttttattcggcggtagaaattaattgtctctaagtttAGAACGTGTTTTCAtgtcataaatatttatttaatacctcaactatatttaatattaagggatctttttttattgaaaatttttatgcaagCATTTTGTGTAAGTGTGAATGTGATGTCCTGAACCTTAtagtttaaaagaaattttttatactcTATTTTTAAACCGTTGTGAATCTCTTTTAAAACTAGTGCAtttgactttttatttcaatttgaatttagggtgttacattagtggtatcatagtaggtctgtccaatcagacTGAGTGGATCGAGTGTCGGTTTTGTGTTAATCAAATGTTAGTCGTGTCAGTTGTGATTACTTATGTAtcttaattattttcactatcaaatttctttatttttttgttgttgtattattatattatgtgtTATATAATATTGTGTAATTAAACATGATTTGTGAAGTTACTATTTAACTATTTGTTGTTTGTCTACTTTGATTGTGTTGTTGATTATAATTTCCTACCTAAGTGactaaataaacaatgaaattatttgtgaagattttagttaattttaatttttgacttgattactttaattactttttgAGTGGACTTGTGGCTTGGGCATCTAACTATGACTTTTTGTTCTCTTGTTTCATGTGAATAgttggaaataattttttattagctAGTCAtatgttataatttattaattttatcgaAGTGATCTCAACTATTGATTAATAGACTTTCTGTAATTGTGCGGAAAACTTACTATGatttcccaaaaaaaaaaaaaaatttattgagttGTTTCCTCCCTTAAACTTGACTAATTAATGTGTTTATTAGggattttaattttcctttgaATCCATTTGGtatattaaaagtttaaatatttagtattaatataaatttgtttaaaatggTTGTTTTAATATCTAATTGACTGAAATATTGACTTCCATGTGaactatatgtatatatatatgcataagCCTTCAAATATTGACTTTTACTGGATAGAAGTTATTAGTAATTTGTAGAAAtccaattaaaaagaaaaatgtttatttCTAAACTTTTAGTTAGATAGAAAAtatatctattatatttaaagttttaattgtGACTAGaaaatctttattttctatttttaagttggcttgtgtgaaaaaaaaaaattatgattgttGCCATTACTATTATTATTGGTTTAGGTTAAAGTTGTAGATGTTATTAtcaattgttttgaaaaatatttataaaatctcAACATTCAGTTTTTATATGGTCCATAACTTGAGTTGAaagtttttattgaaaatttttatgcaagCATTTTGTGTAAGTGTTAATGTGATGTCGTGAACTTTATAGtgtaaaagaaattttttatactttattttgaAACCGCTACGAATCTCTTTTAAAACTAGTACATTTGACttctaatttcaattttgatttgGTGTGTTACATAGCCTAAAGTCAGCCTcgtatatatatagagagagagaacTTCTAGCGGAACCTTTCTTTTGTGTTTTGAATCTTATTTTCACGTAGAGTAAATTTTAATAACGATAGTAATATAGATCGCATGTCAAAGAGCTTACTTAGGTTATGGTTGGAGGTTAACTATGTTCTTATCATTAAAGACTTCAAAATCATGATACTGTGcccttaaaatttaattgtgataTGGTCTTTAACAATCACATGCAATTTATTAACTCTCATACCAATCAAGAAAGAAATTTATCcaggtaatttttttaaattaccatCCAATTTTTTTGTAGAAGAATTTTATCACAATCGAATCAGTCTCACTTATTTTAGATTTGATTAGTGTCTTCATTTCCTTAGATATTTTTAGTCCCCCAAGATCTTTTGAATTTCAACTCCTTTATTCATTTTTGCAATGAATGTTTTATGTCGAAATGATGGGTAGAGAGTAAGAcataaacttatttaaaatgaaaGTCATTTTCTATATAATAATCTTAACATTtgacatattttcttttttaattgtgGAAATACAAAACTTAACGACAAACTTAAATTAATGCTCAATATGGCACCGGATCAACAAGTAAAGCTTTAATATGTGTCTTCATTAATCCTTCAGAATGCGTGTAGTTATCTTTATCTTTGTAATAAACCTCAATAAAACGTGCCAGGTTGAGAACGGAAGTCAAAAGAGGCAATGGAACTTTAGTTTGCGTAAGACAATCCTCATTCATATCTTTCCATGCATTTTCAACTCCTTTTTGGCATTCTTGAATGGCAGCTTCCCTATTTGTATCATATTGTGTCATATAGCATTCCAGGAATGAGCAAACATGCCCTCTTTTCTGTTCAAACTacacatcataaaaaaattattacttaaataattatatcatcttttgtgatcaaataatatatttgagatTTCATTAACTATCTAATGACAATgaagaaaaaacataatttataattatcacattactttgatatattaattcttaaatatttGCACAAATATCtatcatattaaatataattggaAACGTATAAAACTTATTTACACTCACAATTCATTATTAGTCATtacattcatatatattaatcgtagagaaatatttttagaatgatataNNNNNNNNNNNNNNNNNNNNNNNNNNNNNNNNNNNNNNNNNNNNNNNNNNNNNNNNNNNNNNNNNNNNNNNNNNNNNNNNNNNNNNNNNNNNNNNNNNNNNNNNNNNNNNNNNNNNNNNNNNNNNNNNNNNNNNNNNNNNNNNNNNNNNNNNNNNNNNNNNNNNNNNNNNNNNNNNNNNNNNNNNNNNNNNNNNNNNNNNNNNNNNNNNNNNNNNNNNNNNNNNNNNNNNNNNNNNNNNNNNNNNNNNNNNNNNNNNNNNNNNNNNNNNNNNNNNNNNNNNNNNNNNNNNNNNNNNNNNNNNNNNNNNNNNNNNNNNNNNNNNNNNNNNNNNNNNNNNNNNNNNNNNNNNNNNNNNNNNNNNNNNNNNNNNNNNNNNNNNNNNNNNNNNNNNNNNNNNNNNNNNNNNNNNNNNNNNNNNNNNNNNNNNNNNNNNNNNNNNNNNNNNNNNNNNNNNNNNNNNNNNNNNNNNNNNataataataataataataataataataataataataataataataataataataataataataataataataataataatagtaataatattaataataataataacaataatataaaaaagtaataataaaaactctTACATCTTTTACAAAGTAGTTTACGGTATATATTCTTCCTTCTTTCTTCGTTTCTTGCTCTATTTCCTCATAAACATTTAAGAGAGACTTGTAAAGTATCTTCATGTAATTTGGAAGATCATCCAAACAACTAATATCCCACCTGAAAATCACATTCATTACAATATATAAATCCTTATGcctttatttaaataattagagtAAAAATATGTGAAGATATGTGTGTCATTACTCGAAAAAAAAGATAGAATTAGTAACAAAAAATaagtcattttttaatttttttttcctcacAAAATTGAGGATGAAATCGATTGTAGCTCTAAATTTTTctctataatttaattttttttaatattgtatataaATGGTGATTTACCTTTCAACAGCCTTGGTAAAAAGTTCTAATTCATCAATAATTCCGTATGAGTCGTACGTATCATCAATAAATGATAGGTGAGCAATTACTTTTGACATCATTTTTCTTGCTTGAGAATATTGGGGCTCAAAGTATACTGACATACTCCAAAAGCAACATTCTACTATTATATCTCGTGCAAAGGGTAGTTTTTTAGTAATGCCCAACTCCTTCGACCATCTATCAAGATCCCATATAAGGTATTAGCtactttgatatttttttttgctaTATTAAGGAGTGCGTGATTTAGGAGTGCGTGATTTAAAGTACTTACTTGCAAATGTTTCCAAATTCCATTTGATGTAGACTTTGGAGCATATTAAAATCCAATTTTGCCAACCTGAGTAGAATTACATTATGGGAAGTATTTTGCTCGTATATGGAAATGTAGCGCCGTGCCTCTAGCCTAGGCAAGTTTTTGCGGAGAGCTTGCGTTAAGCTATGTTTGACTTGTGCTGCAAGAGAAGGGTTCAATTGAGTGGAAATGGATTTAAGGTGAGCAGAGGTGAAAGCCAAGGCCTCTTCCAAAATTTCTTCTCCATGAATCATCATATGCGAGGCTTCAAACAAGCTTAGCATCCCCTCCACATCTGTGATGTTTCTTTCACTAAAGTTTCCTTGCTCgtctttgaattttttgaacacatctataatttttattgaacaaCCACAATATTAAATGCATGTTAGAGTTTGTagcagtaaaaaaaaaacacaagaaagaaAGAACAAGATAATGTATAATATGATTTCAATGTAATGTGATGTTCATAGATTGGATTGAAGTTGGCTTGATCATGTTGAAGACCaatattaaaaactataaatgtaaaaaattgaagattttATATACCAGGTGAAACGTAAAGTCCACGTTGCCTTAATACTCTAAATAGCACGGCAAGAGAATGAAGGTTATCTTCAAGAATTATTTCTCCATTTACAACATAAGTCTTGTGAATAAGTTGCAACACTTGGTCGATCTCATGTTCAAAATGATAGCCGACACCCAAACGACATATGGAATCAACGAATTTGACTTTGTCAAAGGGCTTCTCATTGTTTGTTGCTAGCATATTTCTCACTTCATTTTTTAAACTATCAATTTCAGCTGCAATATTCTGATCGAGTTCCTGCATGTGTTGAAGAAAAAGATGTTAATGGTGAGGTTTGATGAAGTGGTTTATAGTACGCATGAAGAACATAAAAACACTAACTACCTACCATAGATTCAGAAGCATATTGAAGGAAGAAATCCCCCCAAACATTAGGGGGGTAATCTGCAACATTTCTAGGCAAGTCGAGTTTAGAATTAGGATCGAAGTTAGCTACAGCAGGCATATTAGatatttaagttttcaaataaatgggATGCTTAAccaattcttcttcttctaccACTCTAAGGTTTTGTTTGGGAAAGAAGATGgcaatatagataatttatagtaaacattaatacattaaattagTAATTCACATCGTACGTGTAGTACTaaagcatttaaaatttaaactattcccttttgtcaaaaatttaaat
It contains:
- the LOC101514027 gene encoding (-)-germacrene D synthase-like, with the translated sequence MPAVANFDPNSKLDLPRNVADYPPNVWGDFFLQYASESMELDQNIAAEIDSLKNEVRNMLATNNEKPFDKVKFVDSICRLGVGYHFEHEIDQVLQLIHKTYVVNGEIILEDNLHSLAVLFRVLRQRGLYVSPDVFKKFKDEQGNFSERNITDVEGMLSLFEASHMMIHGEEILEEALAFTSAHLKSISTQLNPSLAAQVKHSLTQALRKNLPRLEARRYISIYEQNTSHNVILLRLAKLDFNMLQSLHQMEFGNICKWSKELGITKKLPFARDIIVECCFWSMSVYFEPQYSQARKMMSKVIAHLSFIDDTYDSYGIIDELELFTKAVERWDISCLDDLPNYMKILYKSLLNVYEEIEQETKKEGRIYTVNYFVKDFEQKRGHVCSFLECYMTQYDTNREAAIQECQKGVENAWKDMNEDCLTQTKVPLPLLTSVLNLARFIEVYYKDKDNYTHSEGLMKTHIKALLVDPVPY